The following proteins are encoded in a genomic region of Phycisphaera sp.:
- a CDS encoding 50S ribosome-binding GTPase, protein MTFSASFAQRSTPGIASAVAVFEVVGDIESASKAIGFTAPTTGRAALRTVPNVDTLLAIRPSETVLLLTPHGGVQVCRALSKAMLDAGLSRTDEDPAWPEASSDIEARMLTALATVRGERAVAHLLAQPARWASKLDEVPADVARELSRLLHPPLVVATGPANVGKSSLANALAGRTVARVADRPGVTRDAVAVDLELDGLVVRWLDAPGVDLAGDDVLAEAQALAEHAIAAADLVIWCQDASEKTPSDREDAATSPAGSGGGNRITVATRADLHPGPPPTWADAAVSTVACRGLPDLARLVRQRLVSDEALTHPGAWGFWTPTP, encoded by the coding sequence GTGACGTTCTCCGCCTCCTTCGCCCAACGCTCCACCCCCGGCATCGCGTCTGCGGTTGCGGTGTTTGAGGTCGTTGGCGATATCGAGTCCGCCAGCAAGGCCATCGGCTTCACCGCCCCAACGACCGGCCGCGCCGCTCTTCGCACCGTGCCCAACGTCGACACGCTGCTGGCCATCCGCCCCAGCGAGACTGTGCTGCTGCTGACGCCCCACGGCGGTGTGCAGGTGTGCCGGGCGTTGTCGAAGGCAATGCTCGACGCGGGACTCTCGCGCACCGACGAAGACCCCGCCTGGCCCGAGGCCTCCAGCGACATCGAGGCGCGGATGCTCACGGCGCTTGCGACCGTGCGCGGCGAGCGGGCCGTCGCCCACCTGCTCGCCCAGCCCGCGCGATGGGCGTCGAAGCTCGACGAAGTCCCCGCCGACGTCGCGCGTGAGCTTTCTCGCCTCCTCCACCCGCCCCTGGTCGTCGCCACCGGCCCGGCCAACGTCGGCAAGTCGAGCCTGGCCAACGCCCTGGCCGGCCGCACCGTCGCCCGTGTGGCCGATCGGCCGGGCGTGACCCGGGATGCTGTCGCGGTGGATCTGGAACTGGATGGGCTGGTGGTGCGGTGGCTGGATGCGCCGGGAGTTGATCTGGCCGGCGACGACGTGCTGGCCGAGGCCCAGGCGCTGGCCGAGCACGCCATCGCGGCGGCGGACCTGGTGATCTGGTGCCAGGACGCGAGCGAAAAGACCCCCTCCGACCGCGAAGACGCGGCCACCTCCCCCGCTGGGAGCGGGGGAGGGAATCGAATCACCGTCGCCACGCGGGCCGATCTGCACCCAGGCCCCCCACCCACCTGGGCCGACGCCGCCGTCTCCACCGTCGCCTGCCGAGGCTTGCCCGACCTCGCCCGCCTCGTCCGCCAACGGCTCGTGAGCGATGAGGCCCTCACTCACCCCGGGGCGTGGGGCTTCTGGACGCCGACGCCCTAG
- a CDS encoding RluA family pseudouridine synthase has protein sequence MSERAESPPLLDAGGKIDQDALRKAVELAGPDDADARRVNLSLQRDINDRLDKYLTSRIPFMSRSQIQRMIDDGAATVNGKPARASTKLRLDDEISLVLPPPPSGEIEPEDIPIDVLFEDEHLIALNKRPDIIVHPARSHNTGTMLGALAWHFLHSSGGELSPVGADVARPGVVHRLDRDTTGVIIFAKSEEAHWKLARQFEDRTTDKRYLAIVSGDPKGALEPDTEAIDEPLGPHPSKEKGYREKQVVRHDQLGKPSLTIARVRERYRLHDQPVGGQHFALLELELRTGRTHQIRVHCAHRGWPIVGDDMYGGRAFELEGQTIDRQMLHAALLAFDHPITGKPMVLTAPPRDDMLALIAHLREHTTATASPGGGVPLSRLGIEASS, from the coding sequence GTGAGCGAGCGAGCCGAATCTCCCCCGCTGCTCGACGCCGGCGGCAAGATCGACCAGGACGCCCTGCGCAAGGCCGTTGAACTCGCCGGCCCCGACGATGCCGATGCGCGGCGGGTGAATCTAAGCTTGCAGCGCGACATCAACGATCGCCTCGACAAGTACCTCACCAGCCGCATCCCGTTCATGAGCCGCAGCCAGATCCAGCGGATGATCGACGACGGCGCGGCGACCGTCAACGGCAAGCCCGCGCGGGCCTCGACCAAGCTCCGGTTGGACGACGAGATCTCCCTCGTGCTACCGCCGCCGCCCAGCGGCGAGATCGAGCCCGAGGACATCCCCATCGACGTGCTGTTCGAGGACGAGCACCTCATCGCCCTCAACAAGCGGCCCGACATCATCGTCCACCCCGCGCGCAGCCACAACACGGGCACGATGCTGGGCGCGCTCGCGTGGCACTTCCTGCACTCGTCTGGTGGTGAGCTCTCGCCTGTCGGGGCCGATGTTGCAAGGCCGGGCGTGGTGCACCGATTGGACCGCGACACCACCGGCGTCATCATCTTCGCCAAGAGCGAGGAGGCCCACTGGAAGCTGGCCCGCCAGTTCGAGGATCGCACCACCGACAAGCGGTACCTGGCGATCGTCAGCGGCGACCCCAAGGGCGCGCTCGAACCAGATACCGAGGCCATCGACGAGCCCCTGGGCCCGCACCCCAGCAAGGAGAAGGGCTACCGCGAGAAGCAGGTCGTCCGCCACGACCAATTGGGCAAGCCAAGCCTGACTATTGCAAGAGTACGCGAACGCTACCGCCTGCACGACCAGCCCGTGGGCGGCCAGCACTTTGCCTTGTTAGAACTCGAGCTGCGCACCGGCCGCACCCACCAGATCCGCGTACACTGCGCGCACCGGGGCTGGCCCATCGTCGGCGACGACATGTACGGCGGGCGGGCGTTCGAACTCGAGGGCCAGACCATCGACCGCCAGATGCTCCACGCCGCGCTGCTCGCCTTCGACCACCCCATCACTGGCAAGCCGATGGTGCTGACGGCACCGCCGAGGGACGACATGCTGGCGCTCATCGCGCACCTGCGCGAACACACGACAGCCACCGCGAGCCCCGGGGGGGGTGTGCCGCTCTCGCGGCTAGGGATCGAGGCAAGCTCGTAG
- a CDS encoding FG-GAP-like repeat-containing protein: MAIATNGPASARSPSHRPIGPWVVAAFIASAGLPAAHAQTGCPLEETFNIARDYRQDASPRTPVIADFDRDGLNDIATTLYAPSADAVSVMLAADRCDFRLPQAYGVGTRPSGLAAGDLDGDGWPDLVASNSESQDVSILFNDRSGGFGLQVRRGVGVRPFEVMLADIDTDGDLDIWTANLNDRTIGVLLNDGAGSFTPGPVYDAGEDPRAMIAADFTGDGLPDIAVANTGAGQIRVFENDGVGGFSQSVWDVGNRVFYLDAADFDLDGDLDIVSSTLDDGSIRFLYNNGDGTFDQQLVRNVGTTLYGIRAGDFTGDGLPDVGVVDSTQGRVHLVENDLSPTLGAVVSFDAGAGAFSMAAGNLSGGDRLDLVVANEIDGTVSVLLSRCDAVGTILEHPASQLLEYPGRSGVRFTVVVAGSAEYQWHRGGIPLDDGSGVSGTRSETLRVDVDVTRATAENVGEYDVVVTTPRGSVTSESAVLAVRPNPCPGDIDGDGELTIFDFLAFQTLFGSGCP; this comes from the coding sequence ATGGCAATCGCAACCAACGGCCCCGCATCCGCTCGCTCGCCGTCCCACCGGCCCATCGGCCCGTGGGTCGTCGCCGCGTTCATCGCAAGCGCTGGCCTTCCCGCGGCGCACGCCCAGACCGGCTGCCCGCTCGAAGAGACCTTCAACATTGCACGCGACTACAGGCAGGACGCCAGCCCGCGGACTCCGGTCATCGCCGACTTCGATCGCGACGGCCTGAACGACATCGCGACCACCCTGTACGCACCCAGTGCTGATGCGGTAAGCGTCATGCTCGCGGCGGACCGGTGCGACTTCAGGCTCCCGCAGGCGTATGGGGTTGGCACGCGGCCCAGCGGGCTCGCGGCGGGCGACCTCGACGGCGACGGCTGGCCAGATCTCGTCGCGTCCAACAGCGAAAGCCAGGACGTCTCGATCCTCTTCAACGACCGCAGCGGGGGCTTCGGGCTGCAGGTCCGCCGCGGCGTCGGCGTCCGGCCGTTCGAGGTCATGCTCGCCGACATCGACACCGATGGCGATCTGGACATCTGGACCGCGAACCTGAACGACCGAACGATCGGGGTGCTGCTCAACGACGGCGCTGGGAGCTTCACGCCAGGGCCGGTGTACGATGCTGGTGAGGATCCCCGCGCGATGATCGCCGCGGACTTCACCGGCGACGGCCTGCCCGACATCGCCGTCGCCAACACGGGCGCGGGTCAGATCCGCGTGTTCGAGAACGACGGCGTGGGCGGGTTCAGCCAGAGCGTGTGGGACGTCGGCAATCGGGTGTTCTACCTCGATGCGGCCGACTTCGACCTCGACGGCGATCTGGACATCGTCTCGTCGACGCTGGACGATGGTTCGATACGGTTCTTGTACAACAACGGTGATGGGACCTTCGATCAGCAGCTCGTCCGAAATGTGGGGACCACGCTGTACGGAATCCGGGCTGGCGACTTCACCGGTGATGGCCTCCCGGACGTCGGAGTCGTGGACAGCACCCAGGGCAGGGTCCACCTGGTAGAAAATGATCTGTCACCAACGCTCGGTGCCGTCGTGAGCTTTGACGCGGGCGCGGGCGCGTTTTCGATGGCGGCCGGCAATCTGTCCGGGGGTGATCGCCTCGATCTTGTTGTCGCCAACGAGATCGATGGCACGGTGAGCGTGCTCCTGAGCCGGTGCGATGCCGTGGGGACGATCCTCGAGCACCCGGCCTCCCAGTTGCTGGAGTATCCGGGGCGTTCCGGAGTGCGGTTCACGGTTGTCGTGGCCGGCAGCGCCGAGTACCAGTGGCACCGAGGCGGAATCCCCTTAGACGATGGGAGCGGCGTATCGGGAACACGGTCCGAGACACTCCGGGTCGACGTTGATGTCACGAGAGCCACGGCGGAGAACGTCGGTGAGTACGACGTCGTGGTGACAACACCGCGTGGGAGCGTGACCAGCGAATCCGCGGTGCTTGCCGTGCGTCCCAACCCGTGCCCGGGCGATATCGATGGCGACGGCGAACTGACCATCTTCGACTTCCTGGCGTTCCAGACGCTGTTCGGGTCGGGCTGCCCATAG